In a genomic window of Aeromicrobium panaciterrae:
- a CDS encoding adenylate/guanylate cyclase domain-containing protein, which yields MNRSELRDQLASQILGGELDLTSAEVVEKGGLTLDAGERLWRALGFPDTGDSVAYGDADVRAVKIVAASIEHGVLDELTAFRMTRALGHTMSRLADWQVSTLVEQVEHDVEGGKSGSRLEAAIELATNAAPGFEELILYVWRRHLAAAASRIEALGAADEELLSTVMTVGFADLSRFTSLANGLDDAALATLVEDFETRCADIVTAHGGRVIKTLGDAVLFVCDDAVEGTRTSLDLVRQIGTRSELPDIRVGLATGSVISRLGDVFGPPVNLAARLSHVARSNRVLIDEGTALYLDDEFDMRTLPPRPLRGFGNLSPITVSERRGFFRTD from the coding sequence ATGAATCGGTCTGAGCTGCGCGATCAGCTTGCCAGCCAGATCCTGGGTGGCGAGCTGGATCTGACGAGCGCTGAGGTCGTCGAAAAGGGTGGTCTGACCCTCGATGCCGGCGAGCGTCTCTGGCGCGCGCTCGGCTTCCCCGACACCGGCGACAGCGTCGCGTACGGCGATGCCGATGTGCGTGCGGTGAAGATCGTGGCTGCTTCCATCGAACACGGTGTGCTCGATGAGCTGACGGCCTTCCGTATGACGCGGGCGTTGGGCCACACCATGTCGCGACTCGCTGACTGGCAGGTCTCCACGCTCGTTGAGCAGGTCGAGCACGACGTCGAAGGCGGCAAGTCGGGAAGTCGCCTTGAGGCCGCAATCGAACTGGCCACCAACGCTGCCCCCGGTTTCGAGGAACTCATCCTCTACGTATGGAGACGCCACCTGGCCGCTGCAGCTTCGCGCATCGAAGCACTCGGAGCTGCCGATGAAGAGCTGCTCTCGACCGTGATGACGGTCGGATTCGCCGACCTCTCCCGCTTCACGTCGCTGGCCAACGGACTTGACGACGCCGCGCTCGCCACGTTGGTTGAGGACTTCGAGACGCGTTGCGCCGACATCGTCACCGCTCACGGCGGCCGTGTCATCAAGACGCTCGGCGATGCGGTCCTGTTTGTCTGCGACGACGCAGTCGAGGGCACGCGCACCTCGCTCGATCTCGTACGGCAGATCGGTACGCGCTCGGAGCTCCCCGACATCCGCGTCGGCCTCGCCACGGGATCGGTGATCAGCCGACTTGGCGATGTCTTCGGCCCGCCCGTCAACCTCGCTGCACGCCTCTCGCACGTCGCCCGCAGCAACCGCGTACTCATCGATGAAGGCACTGCGCTGTACCTCGACGACGAGTTCGACATGCGTACGTTGCCGCCCCGCCCGTTGCGCGGGTTCGGCAACCTCTCGCCCATCACGGTGAGTGAGCGCAGAGGCTTCTTCCGAACCGACTAG
- a CDS encoding PH domain-containing protein: MALPRKLMVDGEHTVATTRTHIKVLFIPFVILLLVALLEGFVQAKVDGEANATVRWILVGIAVVLVFFGTLLPFFKWLAWTYTLTNKRIVEQKGLLTRTGRVIPLNRINDVAFEKNLTDRILGCGTLIIHDASDQAGLPLKDIPRIEAFHRTVTNLVFEQQSRTDESV; this comes from the coding sequence ATGGCACTTCCCCGCAAGCTCATGGTCGACGGCGAACACACCGTGGCGACGACTCGTACGCACATCAAGGTGTTGTTCATCCCCTTCGTGATCCTGCTGCTGGTCGCGCTGCTTGAGGGATTCGTACAAGCCAAAGTCGACGGCGAAGCCAATGCCACGGTGCGCTGGATTCTCGTAGGTATCGCAGTCGTACTGGTCTTCTTCGGCACGCTGCTGCCGTTCTTCAAGTGGCTGGCGTGGACCTACACGCTGACCAACAAGCGCATCGTCGAGCAAAAGGGCCTGCTCACGCGAACGGGCCGGGTCATCCCGCTCAACCGCATCAACGACGTGGCCTTCGAGAAGAACCTCACGGACCGCATCCTCGGCTGCGGAACGCTGATCATCCACGACGCGAGCGATCAGGCGGGCCTCCCGCTGAAGGACATTCCGCGCATCGAGGCATTCCACCGCACCGTCACCAACCTCGTCTTCGAACAACAGAGCAGGACGGATGAATCGGTCTGA
- a CDS encoding acyl-CoA dehydrogenase family protein, which yields MNFALSKEHETFRGIVREFAEAEIAPHVAKWDKDHHFPVDVIQKMGNLGLFGLTSPEEYGGADGDFTSLCVAIEELGRVDQSIGITLEGAVGLGINPILTFGTPEQKEKWLPDLVTGQALAGFGLTEPGAGSDAGATKTKAELDGDEWIINGAKQFITNSGSDITSLVTVTARTGTREDGRPELSTIIVPSGTPGFIVEPAYDKLGWHISDTHPLSFVDARVPADHLLGQRGRGYAQFLATLDDGRVAIAALAVGCIEACLELCVQYAGERTTFGVPIGAKQGVAFQIADLAVMAQAGRALVYQAAAMKDAGADGKEFRRAASIAKLYTSESAVTATRIATQVFGGYGFMEEYPVARFYRDSKILEIGEGTSEVQRMLIARGLGLPVE from the coding sequence ATGAATTTCGCCTTGTCCAAAGAACACGAGACCTTCCGCGGGATCGTCCGTGAGTTCGCCGAGGCGGAGATCGCTCCGCACGTTGCGAAGTGGGACAAGGACCATCATTTCCCCGTCGACGTGATCCAGAAGATGGGCAATCTCGGGCTGTTCGGTCTGACGTCGCCCGAGGAGTACGGCGGTGCTGATGGTGACTTCACCAGCCTTTGCGTCGCGATCGAGGAGCTCGGCCGTGTCGACCAGTCGATCGGCATCACACTCGAAGGCGCTGTGGGTCTCGGCATCAACCCGATCTTGACGTTCGGCACGCCGGAGCAGAAGGAGAAGTGGCTCCCCGACCTCGTGACGGGGCAGGCGCTCGCAGGTTTCGGACTTACCGAGCCTGGAGCCGGCTCTGACGCTGGAGCGACCAAGACCAAGGCTGAGCTCGACGGCGACGAGTGGATCATCAACGGCGCCAAACAGTTCATCACCAACTCGGGGTCCGACATCACCTCGCTCGTCACCGTGACCGCGCGTACGGGCACTCGCGAGGACGGACGGCCTGAGCTCTCGACCATCATCGTCCCGTCTGGGACTCCAGGGTTCATCGTCGAGCCGGCGTACGACAAGCTCGGCTGGCACATCTCAGACACACATCCGCTGTCGTTCGTTGACGCGCGCGTTCCGGCTGATCACTTGCTGGGCCAGCGAGGTCGTGGCTACGCCCAGTTCCTCGCGACGCTGGACGACGGTCGCGTCGCGATCGCCGCCCTGGCCGTCGGCTGCATCGAAGCCTGCCTCGAGCTTTGCGTTCAGTACGCGGGGGAGCGCACCACATTCGGTGTGCCGATCGGTGCGAAGCAGGGTGTCGCATTCCAGATCGCAGACCTCGCTGTCATGGCTCAGGCCGGTCGCGCGCTCGTCTACCAGGCAGCAGCCATGAAGGACGCCGGCGCGGACGGCAAGGAGTTCCGTCGCGCCGCTTCGATCGCGAAGCTCTACACGTCGGAGTCAGCCGTCACGGCCACGCGCATCGCGACGCAGGTGTTCGGCGGCTACGGCTTCATGGAGGAGTACCCCGTCGCCCGCTTCTATCGCGACTCCAAGATCCTCGAGATCGGCGAAGGCACCTCAGAGGTCCAGCGCATGCTCATCGCACGCGGCCTCGGCCTGCCCGTCGAGTAG
- a CDS encoding DUF6989 domain-containing protein: MTATLSTSRKGLGPILGAHAVLLVGAAIALSLDAPAQGWGVLATAVAYVAALLWACRSTGRTDLLALAGFLTFVSIFQVLPDWVLADLVGTLRFPDNGGPRVDDVIPLAMAAMWVAPLFAAVALSSGRPAHAAVLAGLIFLGTELLAPTLGLWEPTGDTQRWLGVAVYVIPAEMALGWAAATAFAKVRHSSVVTRIGAALAVSTFYLGALVLSHFLIDIAGWRLTS, translated from the coding sequence GTGACCGCGACCCTTTCCACGTCCCGCAAGGGCCTCGGCCCGATCCTCGGTGCCCACGCTGTGCTGCTTGTTGGCGCTGCCATCGCTCTCTCGCTCGATGCACCCGCCCAGGGCTGGGGCGTCCTCGCGACAGCCGTGGCGTACGTCGCGGCTTTGCTCTGGGCGTGCCGGTCGACAGGTCGCACGGACCTGCTTGCGCTCGCGGGCTTCCTCACATTTGTCTCGATCTTCCAGGTGCTCCCGGACTGGGTGCTGGCAGATCTCGTCGGCACCTTGCGGTTCCCCGATAACGGCGGACCACGCGTGGACGACGTCATCCCGCTGGCGATGGCCGCAATGTGGGTCGCTCCACTGTTCGCAGCGGTGGCCCTCAGCAGCGGAAGGCCTGCACACGCAGCCGTGCTCGCCGGGCTGATCTTCCTCGGCACCGAGCTCCTCGCTCCGACGCTCGGCCTCTGGGAGCCCACTGGAGACACGCAGCGATGGTTGGGCGTGGCTGTCTATGTCATCCCCGCCGAGATGGCGCTCGGCTGGGCTGCTGCCACGGCGTTCGCCAAGGTCCGGCACAGCTCCGTGGTCACCCGAATCGGCGCCGCCCTGGCGGTATCCACGTTCTATCTCGGCGCGCTCGTGCTGTCGCACTTCCTCATCGACATCGCAGGCTGGCGTCTGACCAGCTAG
- a CDS encoding Maf family protein: MRVVLASASPARLALLRSAGIHPDVIVSGVNEDQITTTDAANLAAALAQMKCRAVAPQVEPEALVIGCDSVLAFEGEIFGKPAGPVEAAGRWRRMRGKSGVLHTGHCVRRGNEEFVETASTIVHFADISDAEIDAYVATGEPMNVAGAFTIDGLGGAFVTGVEGDHHNVIGLSLPLLRELVGDLGIAWPELWQRPAP; encoded by the coding sequence ATGAGAGTTGTCCTCGCCTCGGCTTCGCCGGCTCGCCTCGCGCTACTGCGCTCGGCAGGCATCCATCCGGACGTCATCGTGTCGGGCGTCAACGAGGACCAGATCACCACGACCGATGCCGCCAATCTCGCAGCGGCGTTGGCCCAGATGAAGTGCCGGGCTGTCGCTCCGCAGGTCGAGCCGGAGGCGCTGGTCATCGGCTGCGACTCAGTCTTGGCATTCGAGGGCGAGATCTTCGGCAAGCCCGCCGGCCCCGTCGAAGCGGCCGGTCGCTGGCGTCGGATGCGCGGCAAGAGTGGAGTGCTCCATACCGGCCATTGCGTACGCCGAGGCAACGAGGAATTCGTCGAGACGGCGTCCACAATCGTGCACTTCGCCGACATCAGCGATGCCGAGATCGATGCGTACGTAGCGACTGGCGAACCGATGAACGTGGCCGGCGCGTTCACGATTGACGGCCTCGGAGGTGCGTTCGTGACCGGCGTTGAGGGTGATCACCACAACGTCATCGGGTTGTCCCTGCCGTTGCTCCGTGAGCTCGTGGGCGATCTCGGAATCGCCTGGCCCGAGCTCTGGCAGCGTCCGGCTCCCTGA
- a CDS encoding acyl-CoA carboxylase subunit epsilon gives MTDESVEETPVAKPVLRVVKGDLTPEELAALVAVIAARNAAAAHAASRTKVAPRSQWGHPSRVARTPHRFGPGQWRSSALGG, from the coding sequence GTGACGGACGAGTCGGTTGAGGAGACACCGGTTGCGAAGCCGGTGCTTCGGGTCGTCAAGGGTGACCTGACGCCCGAAGAGCTCGCTGCACTGGTCGCCGTCATCGCGGCACGCAATGCCGCTGCTGCTCACGCTGCATCACGTACGAAGGTCGCTCCGCGCTCGCAGTGGGGCCACCCGTCACGCGTGGCCCGCACCCCGCACCGCTTCGGCCCCGGCCAGTGGCGCAGCTCGGCGCTCGGCGGCTAA
- a CDS encoding phage holin family protein: MTALLKSIAISLTVNALSLAFAAWIFRSFNIRFGWFVLAVVLVTLLTVTLREIVIGTVNRFARGYTIAGGLVLTALVLLLTELVVPETGFYIDGWGTWIGVVLIVWAAGIAYGEVDKKAPAPRK, encoded by the coding sequence ATGACAGCGCTTCTCAAGTCGATCGCGATCTCGCTGACCGTCAATGCTCTCTCGCTGGCCTTCGCAGCCTGGATCTTCCGCAGCTTCAACATTCGGTTCGGCTGGTTCGTCCTGGCCGTCGTATTGGTGACCCTGTTGACCGTGACATTGCGTGAGATCGTCATCGGCACCGTCAACCGTTTCGCACGTGGTTACACGATCGCGGGCGGCCTGGTGCTGACCGCCTTGGTGCTGTTGCTGACAGAGCTTGTCGTCCCGGAGACCGGGTTCTACATCGACGGCTGGGGCACCTGGATCGGTGTTGTCCTCATCGTCTGGGCAGCCGGCATCGCCTACGGCGAGGTCGACAAGAAGGCTCCCGCGCCCCGCAAGTGA
- a CDS encoding TIGR03086 family metal-binding protein: protein MSPSTLATGLDQAVSLVASISADQLDLPTPCTKWNVGELADHLTNSAAQMAVMAQGGKPDWSSLADHHADPAPVLRQAADDIVAAFEAGTEAPEGMVVSELAVHTWDLATALGRDTNELEPAVAEAGYAFMTKSLTDENRGNAFDPEKAAPEGANAYERIAAFAGRSVQD from the coding sequence ATGAGCCCTTCCACCCTTGCCACAGGCCTCGACCAGGCCGTCTCTCTCGTCGCCAGCATCTCGGCCGACCAGCTCGATCTCCCGACACCATGCACCAAGTGGAACGTGGGGGAGTTGGCTGACCATCTCACCAACAGTGCTGCCCAGATGGCGGTCATGGCTCAAGGTGGCAAGCCCGACTGGAGCTCCTTGGCGGATCATCACGCCGATCCTGCACCGGTGTTGCGTCAGGCTGCCGACGACATCGTGGCGGCGTTCGAGGCGGGCACCGAGGCGCCTGAGGGCATGGTTGTCTCCGAGTTGGCCGTGCATACGTGGGATCTCGCCACAGCGCTCGGCCGCGACACCAACGAGCTCGAGCCAGCGGTCGCAGAAGCGGGCTATGCGTTCATGACGAAGTCGCTCACCGACGAGAATCGGGGCAACGCGTTCGACCCAGAGAAGGCAGCGCCTGAGGGTGCCAATGCCTACGAGCGCATTGCTGCGTTCGCGGGCCGATCAGTTCAGGACTGA
- a CDS encoding biotin--[acetyl-CoA-carboxylase] ligase, translating to MPFDDLDRPPLDAGALRTALTGPGRFWTDIVITEQTGSTNADVAEAARAGAPEGTVHATDLQVAGRGRLDRTWESPAGSGIAVSVLLRPDEIPAARWVWLPLLVGLAVDATVREFGIDCGLKWPNDVLVDDRKLAGILLERVDTPQGAAAIIGVGLNVTLREDELPVETATSLLLEGSTETDRTIVLRALLRNLEALYRAWKEADGNPAAGIRDSYERRCVTIGTRVRVALPNDASLEGEATAIDELGRLVVDGQAISAGDITHVRPAT from the coding sequence ATGCCCTTTGACGACCTCGATCGACCGCCGCTCGATGCCGGTGCACTGCGCACAGCCCTGACGGGTCCGGGACGGTTCTGGACCGACATCGTGATCACTGAGCAGACCGGCAGCACGAACGCCGATGTCGCCGAAGCTGCCCGTGCCGGTGCACCCGAGGGGACCGTGCATGCGACCGATCTGCAGGTCGCTGGCCGCGGAAGGCTCGACCGTACGTGGGAGTCCCCGGCCGGATCTGGCATAGCCGTGTCCGTGCTGCTCCGCCCAGACGAGATTCCCGCCGCCAGATGGGTGTGGTTGCCGCTGCTGGTTGGACTGGCTGTCGATGCCACGGTGCGCGAGTTCGGTATTGACTGCGGACTCAAATGGCCCAATGACGTGCTCGTAGACGACCGCAAGCTCGCAGGCATCCTGCTTGAACGCGTCGACACCCCGCAGGGCGCTGCGGCGATCATCGGCGTCGGCCTCAACGTCACGCTGCGCGAGGACGAGCTGCCCGTCGAGACCGCGACCTCGCTGCTGCTTGAGGGCTCGACCGAGACCGACCGCACGATCGTTCTCCGTGCGCTGCTGCGCAACCTCGAGGCGCTCTACCGGGCGTGGAAGGAAGCCGACGGCAATCCGGCAGCTGGCATCCGCGACTCGTACGAACGTCGCTGCGTCACGATCGGAACCCGCGTACGTGTGGCGCTCCCGAACGACGCATCACTGGAGGGCGAGGCCACCGCGATCGACGAACTGGGGCGACTTGTGGTCGATGGCCAGGCCATCAGCGCAGGCGATATCACCCATGTCCGCCCAGCGACGTGA